The Calditrichia bacterium genomic sequence AAGCGATGCCATCAAAATGATTCACGATGCCGGCGGATTGGCCATTATGGCACATTCACACCTGATGCATTACGACACATTCGCAGAAGCACGCGATAAATTATTGGAACTAAAGGAATTGGGATTGGATGGTTTTGAGGTATTCTATTCCGGCATGCCGAAAGAATACACCGACGGTTTGTTGGCGCTCGCCGAATCGCACGGTTTCGCCATTTCCGGCGGCAGCGATTATCACGGCGATAACAAACCCGGCATCTTCATGGGCACCGGAAAAGACAATGATCTGAATATTCCGGACACTATCCTTGAACATCTCAAAACAGTTCAGCTCAAAAAAGAAGCACAGCTCGGTTAGGTGAGTAGAGTCACAGACTTTCCGGCGGGTGTATATTACCTTTTTGCGCTATTTTTATAGGGGATGCCAAATCCCGTTGCAAATTATGACCTAACCCGGAGATATTGCCGGAAAAACAGCAACAACATTGGGTTTCAGTCTGAAAAAATGATCAAATTTGTTAAAGTTATGGGTGTAACCGCCGACTATAATAACTGTTTTATGGCAAAAGACTTTAGCAAAATGATCAGGGAAGATTTAGCGGTGGGAAGAAGTAACAATCGTCCATTCATTTTGTCGATGAAATACCTCCCTTTTACAAACTCTCGGAAACGGATTTCCATTGATCAATCAGGATCAGATGATAGTTGATGTGGTATAATTGTTAATTGTCATCAGGGTAGGTGTATATTACCTATAGTGAAAACTGGCGCAACCTTTTGGTGAATAGCTTCGGCTGTTTTCCGAACGGCATTGGCAAATGTCGGTAATCGCCGGTTTTTAATGGATTTGCGTCGTATCTTTTCGGGGTGATCAGGTCGTTTGATCAATCCCCGATACATCATATGTAATGCCCCGTGCAGGTTTTTTAAAGCAGCCTGTAACTGACGGGGCGGAGCTTTAACCAAAACCCTTTTGAACACAAATTCCCGTAGATTAAATTTCCCCCAACAGTTAACAAAACAGTAATTTACCTAACACGGGAATGACTTTTTTATATGAACAACACATTTAAATTAGCAATCATTGGCAGCGGACGTTGGGGGATGAACCATATTCGCACAGCCAGCCGCCTTTTCGGCGAATCGTTGAAAACCGTTTGTGATGTCGATCCGGATCGTGCTGCAAAAGTGCGCGATGCCGCGCCAAAAGCAGCATTTGTGAACGATCCGCGCAGGATTCTCGAAGATCCTGAAATTACCGCCGTCATTATCAGCACGCCGGCAGAAACCCATTTTACGTTAGCCAAATCGGTGCTGGAAAGCGGCAAACATGCGTTGGTCGAAAAACCGATGGCGCTCTTTTCCCGCCAGGCCAAAGAGCTGGATGAACTGGCGCAGAAAAACAATCGCGTACTGATGGTCGGGCATTTATTATTGTTCCATCCGGCGATTCGTAAAATCAAGGAATTGATCAACGATGGCACGCTCGGCAAACTGCAATACATTTATAGCAACCGGCTCAATCTGGGAACTGTTCGCAAGGAAGAGAACATTTTATGGTCATTTGCGCCGCATGATATTTCCGTGCTGCAATATTTTATCGGTGATGATCCGGTAGCCGTCGACGCCAAAGGCGGCGTTTTTCTGCAGCCCGGTATTCACGATGTTACCTTGACCACATTGACCTATCCCAATAATATTCAGGCACATATCCATGTCAGTTGGCTGCATCCCTTTAAAGAGCATCGCCTGGTAGTGATCGGCGATCGCAGCATGGTTGTGTTCGAGGATTCCCGCCAATCGGACAAACTGGTGCTTTATCCGAAAGGCATCGATTGGGTGAACGGCGAGCCGGTCAAGCGCGATGAAGATTTTCAGGTGATTGACTACGAAGCGCCGATGCCGCTGGATCTGGAGCAACTGCACTTCCGTGATTGCGTTGTCAACGGTGAACAGCCGCTAACCGACGGAAAAAATGCCGTTTCTGTGCTGGAAATTCTCGAAAAAGCCCAGAACGGATTGGAGAAGCATGGCGCACCTGCGACCGCAAAACAGCCGGAAGCTGCAAAGCCTGCCGAAAAACTGCCTTACTTTGTGCACGATACCGCAATGGTAGACAAAGGCTGCGAAATAGGGGAGGGCACAAAAATATGGCATTACAGCCATGTGCAAAGCGGCAGCAAACTTGGTAAAAAATGTGTTCTCGGACAGAATGTCAACGTTGGGAACAACGTAACCATCGGTAATTTTGTGAAAATCCAGAACAATGTTTCTGTGTACGAAGGTGTGGAACTGGAAGACTATGTGTTCTGCGGACCCTCGATGGTGTTCACGA encodes the following:
- a CDS encoding Gfo/Idh/MocA family oxidoreductase, translated to MNNTFKLAIIGSGRWGMNHIRTASRLFGESLKTVCDVDPDRAAKVRDAAPKAAFVNDPRRILEDPEITAVIISTPAETHFTLAKSVLESGKHALVEKPMALFSRQAKELDELAQKNNRVLMVGHLLLFHPAIRKIKELINDGTLGKLQYIYSNRLNLGTVRKEENILWSFAPHDISVLQYFIGDDPVAVDAKGGVFLQPGIHDVTLTTLTYPNNIQAHIHVSWLHPFKEHRLVVIGDRSMVVFEDSRQSDKLVLYPKGIDWVNGEPVKRDEDFQVIDYEAPMPLDLEQLHFRDCVVNGEQPLTDGKNAVSVLEILEKAQNGLEKHGAPATAKQPEAAKPAEKLPYFVHDTAMVDKGCEIGEGTKIWHYSHVQSGSKLGKKCVLGQNVNVGNNVTIGNFVKIQNNVSVYEGVELEDYVFCGPSMVFTNVLNPRCEFPQRGSEFYHKTVVKYGASIGANATIVCGTTLGKFAFIGAGAVVTKDVPEYALMVGNPAKQIGWMCRCGTRLNLIHDHAKCSNCNREYKEASGKITNLTDKD